Proteins found in one Sorghum bicolor cultivar BTx623 chromosome 1, Sorghum_bicolor_NCBIv3, whole genome shotgun sequence genomic segment:
- the LOC8082150 gene encoding uncharacterized protein LOC8082150 produces the protein MPPPRRALLTSLLRLRSFSSIAYPHPHPPAPPRRHQFVADPTTSTSRGVIGGIGGGSGNPLDPTQLLRDDPVAITASLWVSSFRAAAAASGSGSCTSAPPQSLTPFLSRLELWVLAYQKAYADETGSYLPRSSIPASTLTSLLTLRNAVLDARFRFGNRLTPFLQSPRAANAPDPATLSKRKLRALLTTPGPPPFQDRVVQELLLLLLEPVYEARFSPKSFAFRPGRSPHAAIRTIRRSFAPYLWYIKGDLSPLLHSPDPALVVGALIRDVRDKKVVDLIRSALLTPVVTASDDAAAKKKKTKRKYQKKKVLPEGEPKPDPYWLQTFFGFAPEEAQTQPDWGHCGVLSPLLANVCLDELDKWIEEKIKELYKPSKLDVVGGDDGIEQGNTSWPEFVPTSGPDKTRKVDYIRYGGHFLIGVRGPRADAAVLRKQLVEFCDQRFRIKLDNESLPIEHITKGVMFLDHVLCRRVVYPTLRYTATGGKIISEKGVGTLLSVTASLKQCIKQFRKLEFLKGDREPDPQPCFRMFHATQAHTNSQMNKLLLTMAEWYRYADNRKKVVNFCSYIIRGSLAKLYAAKYKLRSRAKVYKIASRNLSRPLKDKKGQSPEYHNLLRMGLVDSIDGLQYTRMSMVPDPDYTPLPSGWRPDHERILLEYIKLTDQQTLEEQRNCIREEGLITPQDYISMLVWGYKKNAVLLPSKVSDAQGSTEDLGSDTDELDEKELGNEGNQSFPKLAEMS, from the coding sequence TCCACAAGCCGTGGCGTCATCGGGGGCATCGGTGGCGGGAGCGGGAACCCCTTGGACCCAACGCAGCTCCTCCGTGACGACCCGGTGGCAATCACCGCTTCCCTTTGGGTATCCTCcttccgcgccgccgccgccgcctccggctccggctctTGTACCTCCGCACCGCCGCAATCGCTCACCCCCTTCCTCTCGCGCCTGGAGCTGTGGGTGCTCGCCTACCAGAAGGCATACGCTGACGAGACCGGCTCCTACCTGCCGCGCTCCTCCATCCCGGCCTCCACGCTCACCTCCCTCCTCACGCTCCGCAACGCCGTACTCGACGCCCGCTTCCGCTTCGGCAACCGCCTCACCCCCTTCCTCCAGTCCCCGCGCGCCGCCAACGCGCCGGACCCCGCCACCCTCTCCAAGCGCAAGCTCCGCGCCCTCCTCACAACCCCCGGCCCACCGCCCTTCCAGGACCGCGTCGTGCAGGAGCTGCTCCTACTCCTGCTCGAGCCCGTCTACGAAGCCAGGTTCTCGCCAAAGTCCTTCGCCTTCCGCCCCGGTCGATCCCCGCATGCCGCGATCCGCACCATCCGCCGCAGCTTTGCGCCATACCTCTGGTATATCAAGGGCGACCTCTCCCCACTCCTGCACTCGCCTGATCCTGCGCTTGTGGTCGGCGCGCTTATCCGTGATGTGCGTGATAAAAAGGTGGTGGATTTGATCCGTTCGGCGCTGCTCACCCCGGTGGTGACCGCAAGTGATGATGCTGCagcgaagaagaagaagacgaagagGAAGTACCAGAAGAAGAAGGTGCTGCCAGAGGGGGAGCCGAAGCCTGACCCTTACTGGCTGCAGACGTTCTTTGGGTTTGCACCAGAGGAGGCCCAGACACAGCCTGATTGGGGCCACTGTGGGGTGTTGAGCCCGTTGCTTGCCAATGTGTGCCTGGATGAGCTTGATAAGTGGATCGAAGAGAAGATTAAGGAGCTTTACAAGCCATCCAAGTTGGATGTTGTGGGAGGGGATGATGGTATTGAGCAGGGTAACACATCATGGCCGGAGTTTGTTCCCACGAGTGGCCCTGACAAGACAAGGAAGGTGGACTACATTCGATATGGTGGACATTTCTTAATCGGTGTGAGGGGGCCAAGAGCCGATGCGGCGGTGCTTCGGAAGCAGCTAGTTGAGTTTTGTGATCAGCGATTCAGGATCAAACTTGATAATGAGAGCCTCCCTATTGAGCACATCACAAAAGGAGTCATGTTCCTTGACCATGTGTTGTGCCGTCGAGTTGTCTACCCAACGCTGCGTTACACTGCTACAGGAGGCAAGATCATTAGTGAGAAGGGAGTTGGTACACTGCTCTCGGTGACAGCTAGTCTGAAGCAGTGTATCAAACAGTTTCGGAAGCTCGAGTTTTTGAAAGGTGACCGTgaaccagatccacaaccatgCTTCCGTATGTTCCACGCCACACAGGCTCACACAAATTCTCAGATGAATAAGCTTTTACTGACGATGGCAGAGTGGTATCGCTATGCTGATAACCGCAAGAAAGTTGTCAACTTCTGCTCTTACATTATAAGGGGGTCCCTGGCAAAATTATATGCTGCCAAGTACAAGCTGCGGTCAAGGGCAAAGGTCTATAAGATTGCGTCAAGAAATCTTAGTCGGCCATTGAAGGATAAGAAAGGGCAGTCGCCAGAGTATCACAATTTGCTGAGAATGGGCCTTGTGGATTCGATTGATGGTCTTCAGTATACAAGGATGTCGATGGTTCCTGATCCTGATTACACGCCGTTACCAAGTGGATGGCGGCCAGACCATGAGAGGATTTTGCTGGAGTATATAAAGCTCACAGATCAACAGACATTGGAAGAGCAGCGAAACTGCATTAGAGAGGAGGGGCTAATAACACCACAGGACTATATTTCGATGCTTGTATGGGGCTACAAGAAAAATGCTGTTTTACTTCCTTCAAAAGTGAGTGATGCCCAAGGATCCACAGAGGACCTGGGTTCAGATActgatgaattggatgaaaaaGAGCTAGGAAATGAGGGCAATCAAAGTTTCCCAAAGCTTGCTGAAATGTCATGA